In a single window of the Nitrospirota bacterium genome:
- a CDS encoding Ig-like domain-containing protein: MNSVYGGKEHFNRLSTSILTVSLLLILLPLLATSSVFASEAALFEHTFKRAKGAPVTEKMMIDIPVSDGRYRVTVKNGLPDGSLRCSSADITINSSIVVGPSDLNQQISNVRKSIELRAKNLLSVTLNGEPGSQVIIRIRGAGDSDGDDDGDHDQTSVTISSWSVDPNPFSPNSDGIADKSTATAALHLDNIYKEQGYKYFLRSHWNIGTTFLKSDTDITYSDLRDWSVALDWDGKGFSAGAYPFIFYVELVKRLIVRDGEGHERDDDDHDGDDHNTGNTGESVIAKTSTVNGTITIELSLIKIVISTPADGEITKIPGSTVSGTVGDPQALITVNGIPVTNSNGAFQTPITLVYGFNTITVSATDATSASVSAEVNVVMDNLSPVISLSPVPEVTTGPAIEIKGNVDDVTATTVNLQGKSVTVPAGGGQFSIIADLVEGLNILTVTATDAAGNSTVLPMPITFDSISPVVAITSPLSGSYTNRNSTGVEGTVSDATAIAVTVNSLAAVISSGGFTISAVPLIEGPNQITATATDAAGHTGTSEITIISDTVSPVVTIDPTPEFSPNHILEIKGRVEDQTATTVAIQGKTVLIAAGGGTFSLTADLVEGMNDLSLTAMDSAGNSSALTLHITSDTMKPVVKINNPASNTYTDKKTIAVSGTIADATVTRVIVNGVEASVSSGVFTVPDISLGEGTNTINATATDATGNTASDEITIISDTVPPVITIDTLPGITRQRTIDIKGAVVDQTATIISLLGKTVSVPGGGGTFSLTVELTEGQNSISVSATDSAGNASNEQRSITLDTTLPLVKISSPATGSYINKGTTAVSGQIADATITSVIINGVDAIVADSGFSLSSLSLSEGSNTITATATDAAGNIGSDTVTVVADTIAPAITIDPTPQYTNQSSIEIRGRVDDQTASTITIQGTTVSIPAGGGPYAITVVLSAGTNSITAMATDSAGNTSEAMRTITADAVAPILKITSPVAGAYIGSHSVTVSGTVSESSSTKVVVNGQEAQVTGNSFTLQSLTLSEGSNAIQAEATDAAGNKGSDGISVISDTIAPVVTITAPADGLKTSNRVQTVSGSAIDASPIVSATLNDAPLSLASTAFNQQITLQEGSQTITVKATDKAGNIGTATVTVTLDDMAPAAPVLDALPVITNLLSLTLAGYSEPNAKIRISNGTETTSDAVGRFSAPVALTPDTTNTFSVIAVDAVGNEGEAATASIIQDSIAPYVTGHTLKADPKITLLIPIAMTFSEPIDPETVNSNNITVNGTSGLIDGTFEVKGTEVVFSPLSEFPANKTYILTIGPGIKDTAGNPLSPIYSSSFNTVRGPAFIAGEVYDDTTGLPLEGAMMKITRINDVVPEPVPSAVSDAMGRFSLSYEGVSGVAQIVIEKTGFSKVLRESYLWPNKSMTIFDGRLTPVITHPISATSGGTLGAGDTALWLPAGALASNADISVTALSQQGIGQRLPLGWSPIYGVDIAPSLTALNPPAQLTIRNIWSLVPGGFVVAYLDEGSRSWMAASHVVSPDSITVTMDRLGQYLLLLPDSLPSAPPMPAQPGDPILPSGSIGIDSSTAEVKVVPPAVLSREGAHGLTKVIMTTASPLPSGTALEARFTEQYTLKEGQVITPETYTQDITMYGGYALPAIGQPNTLSAEFPATPSKIYPLGQLYYGKVGIDIFIPSNAGQPADNVISESGGTVSAPDGTAIIIPPSSVISGTVFGVSRLLEQDLQIKGFPGLTFIGALNLQMDGGGFKTGVFPQFTVPGLSAPEGTRVIVSKLETMNGQNGLKAVAIGSVAGGKVVIDRCLANPQSPTPGPCIISGRYGFHIPSSPIGYITGRVLKEAVAVSGALLGVDNLPYKALSDGSGSFSMVSLAGNYAITALEPSTGQRVSETGTLAGEQTQNILLNLVPYHPTVLAVVPTDKTASIDLKAEVKVTFSDAVDPLTLDTNTFRLIQTPELISQPDIVIQGHISLSGNNNMAQFIPDAGLKPNATYRVKLTDGIKDVFGNSLVPFESVFTTSNVLGNEALPPGTLKASMPDADGFVTVRGGVGLTYGGAVVVIINRTKNITVTVIADEDGSFMAKVKADLPDEIVVDVKDLLGNTTTLSTGLLQSDDGTAAVGPKGGTIYGPGGIKAVVPEGAFDDIVVVKITMVPEETIKDVTMDPEMMPAGVFQLDSGGIKSKQEIKVSFPAPDWITAEHQILLAKKINIRGFDELTLACPAILKDDAAGQSRNIVSTSPPFVGVTSGGLDTYVAATWRDPGKGVGYALVQTWSPYETTFVMGAFAFVFPASTTELITFPVTVPVNQPYNLTLSNLEGPVKTISIQGPPKRGEFTEEIQKLENDPIPPSVFKSSIPNGATGILLADNLIIEMSEQIDPDTLNIKNNPDAVVVTDSAGNRVKGTFYLAEDRKTIVFVPTYGYAYNTKYTVTLNGIKDLGGNLLEGYSSTFTTFDPPVFSTVDKITNVIAIDKYRDYLVVTGTYTENGNVVEQSGIIIIDVSDPENPVIKGSAHTFGYDFDVKALPNITFMDRSGNSVTGDFAVVVGGQANTIGYLNFMNITDPWHPYIYEDLYLSWNPMYTEDIPPHVPDPGGRPYEVALLGVNAYVANQGLGLQAVDLTRVTPTQYQAQKEAIKGTIAELSYRSISKVNNLLLATKNHTLSIIDPLRDSEAPKAGTFSVQANPNSLTVCITAFSATDNVGVTGYMLTETNTTPSPRNAGWNETPPSGYTFKTAGTKTLYAWAKDAAGNITLTGSATVTPVITDPSTQTTFVCTSVPVMTVPVLLHDVIFAEDRIIAEIKDLNFPYEVTGVPAFPIDIDGDGNVGKFEDEDGDAMKSEDETFDLAFVSTADGVVIVNLNNPSAPEKLAVIPTGGLPGKIVINRAKRLAYTSIGNDLIAISLKDPRGIGLIDKDGDGRDDRIVAVLAPSTYVDENGQTVMNNYAFTAGIVQMDSMGRELLYKVGIDGKVQVVDLNAPRPVLKIVAYDDPSQEMKGAVTDGAALLRLQIIAKNGSEKLYKNPSLIIADEQGSANQTSQMGTLLDANGIEKSILPLTFNADGVAEAVYRAPDTFVRWGTDQAKNDANNKYRNIEVVLRSDKLRSILDTIKVKRPPVVLVHGLWGCGDPNNKMYAWKEFESKFNPVDKGLYDIFSVDYFERNQVRSITEHAYRLGNKMDNAFDKLKASGFAVSKADIIAHSMGGLLTRQYCFDNKTDCQNRVHRFITIATPHFGSELADLLLVYRDDRNNFPGPPLLPFCRTAVDRFIRGAIIPYANYQMVEPHPISPSGGAIDDLATGTLPPFMQSKSKTSMGRWADLPPLPSMISSHIIVGIAPTSEDGVHPQIKDLWTMVLLNCGIGRDNLFGSEVNLNDRIVKQSSQRGGVDSQYTTIVNGEDHFSVRNSNVTINKIRLLLDSAAGSSLFTK; encoded by the coding sequence GTGAACAGCGTTTATGGGGGCAAAGAGCACTTTAATAGATTATCGACGTCTATCCTGACAGTATCTCTTCTGTTGATTCTTCTTCCGCTCCTTGCAACATCTTCTGTCTTTGCTTCAGAAGCCGCACTTTTCGAACACACCTTTAAACGCGCAAAAGGCGCACCGGTCACCGAGAAAATGATGATTGATATCCCTGTGTCCGACGGGAGATACCGTGTCACGGTCAAAAACGGACTGCCCGACGGATCGTTGCGATGCTCAAGCGCTGATATAACGATAAACAGTTCGATAGTCGTCGGCCCCTCAGACCTGAACCAGCAGATATCCAATGTAAGAAAATCCATTGAACTCAGGGCAAAGAACCTCCTGAGTGTGACGCTTAACGGTGAGCCGGGCTCTCAGGTGATTATCAGAATAAGAGGAGCGGGCGACAGTGATGGAGATGACGATGGAGATCACGACCAGACGTCTGTCACGATCTCCTCATGGTCGGTTGATCCGAACCCATTTTCTCCCAACAGCGACGGTATTGCGGATAAGTCCACCGCTACGGCAGCCCTCCATCTGGACAACATTTACAAAGAGCAGGGATACAAATATTTTCTGAGATCGCACTGGAACATCGGAACTACCTTCCTGAAATCGGATACGGATATTACCTATTCCGATCTGCGTGATTGGTCTGTGGCCCTTGATTGGGACGGCAAAGGCTTTTCGGCCGGCGCTTATCCGTTCATTTTTTATGTGGAGCTCGTCAAACGGCTGATCGTTAGAGATGGTGAAGGCCACGAAAGAGACGATGACGATCACGATGGTGACGATCACAACACAGGGAATACAGGGGAGAGCGTCATAGCCAAGACCTCTACTGTTAACGGGACCATTACGATTGAACTGTCGCTGATCAAAATTGTCATATCCACACCTGCGGACGGCGAAATCACGAAAATACCCGGCAGCACTGTCTCGGGGACAGTAGGAGATCCTCAGGCCCTGATCACCGTAAACGGCATTCCGGTGACGAATTCAAATGGTGCGTTTCAGACCCCAATAACTCTTGTCTATGGCTTCAATACCATAACGGTCAGTGCAACTGATGCCACTTCAGCCTCTGTGAGTGCTGAGGTGAATGTTGTGATGGACAACCTGAGCCCCGTCATATCGCTCAGTCCTGTTCCCGAAGTCACCACAGGCCCTGCGATAGAGATAAAAGGAAATGTGGATGACGTTACTGCCACAACGGTCAATCTTCAGGGCAAGAGCGTAACCGTCCCGGCAGGCGGAGGTCAGTTTTCCATAATTGCAGACCTGGTAGAAGGTCTGAATATTTTGACCGTGACGGCGACAGACGCCGCGGGAAACAGCACCGTGCTGCCGATGCCGATCACCTTTGATTCAATCTCACCTGTTGTCGCCATCACCTCGCCTTTGTCGGGTTCATATACCAATAGGAATTCCACCGGGGTTGAAGGTACTGTTTCCGATGCGACCGCAATCGCGGTTACGGTCAATAGCCTTGCCGCTGTTATCTCGTCCGGGGGGTTCACTATTAGTGCTGTCCCTCTCATTGAAGGCCCAAACCAAATCACAGCTACGGCAACTGATGCTGCGGGTCATACCGGAACCAGCGAGATCACGATCATATCCGATACCGTCTCTCCTGTTGTCACTATAGATCCGACGCCTGAATTCAGTCCGAATCATATACTGGAGATCAAGGGAAGGGTGGAAGACCAGACTGCTACAACTGTTGCGATTCAGGGAAAGACTGTCTTAATAGCGGCAGGAGGCGGGACTTTTTCCCTGACTGCGGATTTGGTCGAGGGGATGAACGATCTGTCCTTGACCGCAATGGACAGCGCAGGGAATTCCTCTGCATTAACCCTGCATATAACAAGCGATACCATGAAGCCGGTTGTGAAGATCAATAATCCGGCATCCAATACGTATACCGATAAAAAAACGATAGCAGTTTCCGGGACAATTGCTGATGCCACGGTAACCAGGGTTATCGTAAATGGCGTGGAGGCAAGCGTTTCCTCTGGTGTTTTCACTGTCCCTGATATTTCCCTTGGCGAAGGGACAAATACGATCAATGCCACGGCAACTGATGCCACTGGCAACACCGCATCTGATGAGATCACGATCATATCCGATACCGTCCCTCCTGTCATCACCATCGATACCTTGCCGGGTATTACCAGACAGAGGACTATCGATATCAAAGGTGCAGTTGTCGATCAGACGGCGACGATCATATCCCTACTGGGTAAAACTGTCTCTGTGCCGGGAGGCGGCGGAACATTCTCTCTAACCGTTGAACTGACCGAAGGACAGAACAGTATCAGCGTCTCGGCCACTGACAGCGCAGGCAATGCCTCGAACGAGCAGCGCAGCATTACCCTTGACACCACGCTGCCGCTGGTGAAAATCAGTTCGCCGGCCACAGGCTCTTATATAAACAAAGGCACAACTGCCGTCTCAGGCCAAATCGCTGATGCCACGATAACAAGTGTGATCATAAACGGTGTCGATGCGATTGTGGCGGACAGTGGGTTCAGTCTGTCTTCTCTGTCGCTTTCAGAGGGGAGCAATACGATAACTGCCACCGCTACTGATGCGGCGGGCAATATTGGGTCGGATACGGTCACCGTAGTAGCGGACACGATCGCTCCGGCGATTACTATCGATCCTACCCCCCAATACACCAATCAAAGTTCGATCGAAATCAGGGGAAGGGTAGACGACCAGACCGCTTCGACCATTACGATTCAGGGAACAACTGTCTCGATACCGGCCGGAGGCGGGCCCTATGCAATAACGGTCGTGCTTTCCGCTGGAACAAACAGCATCACTGCCATGGCTACGGACAGCGCGGGCAATACGTCTGAGGCAATGCGGACGATTACTGCCGATGCAGTGGCGCCGATTCTGAAAATCACGTCTCCTGTTGCCGGCGCATATATAGGTTCACACAGCGTAACAGTCAGCGGCACGGTGAGCGAATCCAGTTCGACAAAGGTCGTAGTCAACGGACAGGAGGCTCAAGTCACAGGCAACAGCTTCACTCTTCAGTCGTTGACCCTTTCAGAAGGGAGCAATGCGATACAGGCAGAAGCGACAGACGCTGCCGGCAATAAAGGCTCTGACGGGATATCGGTTATTTCCGATACGATTGCGCCGGTTGTTACTATAACCGCGCCTGCTGACGGCTTGAAGACATCCAACAGGGTACAGACAGTATCGGGTTCAGCAATTGATGCCTCTCCCATCGTCTCTGCAACCCTTAACGATGCGCCCCTTTCGCTTGCCTCTACTGCTTTTAATCAGCAGATTACCCTTCAGGAGGGCAGTCAAACCATAACGGTCAAGGCTACAGATAAGGCCGGCAACATTGGGACCGCGACAGTTACGGTAACGCTTGACGATATGGCGCCTGCTGCGCCTGTTTTGGATGCCCTTCCTGTTATAACGAATCTTTTGAGCTTGACCCTTGCCGGATATTCGGAGCCCAATGCGAAGATAAGAATCAGCAACGGCACAGAAACGACTTCTGATGCAGTCGGCCGGTTTAGCGCGCCGGTAGCACTTACGCCAGATACGACGAACACTTTTTCGGTTATAGCGGTCGATGCAGTCGGCAACGAAGGCGAGGCAGCGACTGCCTCGATTATCCAGGACTCGATTGCGCCCTATGTGACAGGGCATACCCTCAAGGCAGACCCGAAGATTACCCTGCTTATCCCTATAGCAATGACGTTTTCAGAGCCTATTGACCCTGAGACCGTCAACAGTAACAACATCACGGTAAACGGGACTTCAGGCCTTATTGACGGGACGTTTGAGGTGAAGGGGACTGAGGTTGTCTTTAGTCCTTTATCCGAGTTTCCCGCAAACAAGACGTATATCCTGACAATCGGCCCAGGTATCAAGGACACGGCCGGTAATCCCCTGTCTCCTATCTACTCGTCTTCCTTTAATACGGTTCGCGGACCTGCCTTTATCGCAGGAGAGGTGTACGACGATACCACCGGCCTGCCCCTTGAAGGGGCAATGATGAAGATCACACGGATCAATGACGTTGTGCCCGAGCCGGTGCCCTCTGCAGTATCCGATGCGATGGGCCGTTTCAGTCTCAGCTATGAGGGTGTCTCTGGCGTTGCGCAGATAGTTATCGAAAAAACGGGATTTTCGAAGGTCTTGAGAGAATCGTATCTCTGGCCGAATAAATCGATGACCATCTTTGACGGCCGTCTGACGCCGGTCATTACCCATCCGATATCCGCCACCTCGGGCGGGACCCTTGGGGCAGGAGACACTGCCCTCTGGCTGCCTGCCGGGGCACTTGCTTCGAATGCTGATATTTCAGTCACCGCGCTAAGCCAGCAGGGCATAGGTCAGAGGCTCCCGCTTGGCTGGTCTCCAATCTATGGCGTGGATATTGCGCCGTCATTGACAGCGCTCAATCCCCCAGCCCAACTTACGATCAGGAATATCTGGTCTCTTGTACCGGGAGGTTTTGTTGTTGCGTATCTGGATGAAGGCAGCCGGTCCTGGATGGCAGCGTCCCATGTTGTTTCTCCGGATAGCATTACCGTCACCATGGACCGGCTTGGACAGTATCTTTTGCTTCTGCCCGATTCTCTGCCTTCTGCTCCGCCGATGCCGGCCCAGCCCGGTGACCCCATACTGCCCTCAGGCAGCATCGGTATAGACAGCAGTACAGCCGAAGTCAAGGTCGTGCCGCCTGCGGTCCTCTCCCGGGAAGGCGCACATGGTTTGACGAAGGTGATTATGACAACGGCCTCTCCACTGCCCTCAGGCACAGCCCTTGAGGCAAGGTTCACGGAGCAGTATACCCTCAAGGAAGGGCAGGTCATCACCCCTGAGACGTACACGCAGGACATAACCATGTATGGGGGGTATGCGCTGCCTGCTATCGGCCAGCCTAATACGCTTTCTGCGGAATTCCCGGCAACCCCATCGAAGATATATCCCCTTGGTCAGCTCTATTACGGGAAGGTGGGTATTGATATCTTTATTCCGTCCAACGCGGGTCAGCCTGCGGACAATGTGATCAGCGAAAGCGGCGGCACGGTCTCTGCGCCGGACGGCACGGCGATCATCATACCGCCATCGTCTGTGATTAGCGGGACGGTATTTGGCGTGAGCAGGCTTTTGGAGCAGGACCTGCAAATCAAGGGATTTCCGGGCCTGACATTTATCGGTGCGCTCAACCTCCAGATGGATGGCGGAGGCTTTAAGACCGGAGTCTTCCCCCAGTTCACTGTCCCGGGATTATCCGCCCCAGAGGGGACGCGGGTGATTGTCTCGAAGCTTGAGACGATGAACGGGCAGAATGGGTTAAAGGCAGTGGCAATAGGCTCGGTCGCTGGCGGGAAGGTTGTTATCGACAGATGCCTTGCCAACCCCCAGTCCCCGACCCCCGGCCCCTGCATTATCAGCGGCAGGTATGGTTTCCATATCCCCTCATCGCCTATTGGATATATAACCGGCAGGGTATTGAAAGAGGCTGTGGCAGTGTCGGGTGCGCTATTAGGGGTGGATAATCTGCCGTACAAGGCCCTCTCGGATGGCAGCGGATCGTTCTCGATGGTCAGCCTTGCAGGTAACTATGCGATCACCGCTCTGGAGCCTTCGACCGGCCAGAGGGTTTCTGAGACCGGAACGCTCGCAGGTGAGCAGACACAGAACATCCTGCTTAATCTCGTGCCTTACCACCCGACTGTGCTTGCAGTGGTCCCGACAGACAAGACGGCCTCGATCGACCTTAAGGCAGAGGTGAAGGTGACCTTCTCTGATGCAGTTGATCCATTGACTCTGGACACCAATACCTTCAGGCTTATTCAGACGCCGGAACTCATCAGTCAGCCGGATATTGTGATCCAGGGCCATATTTCGCTGTCAGGGAATAACAACATGGCACAATTCATCCCCGATGCCGGGCTCAAACCCAATGCAACCTATCGTGTAAAACTCACGGACGGGATAAAGGATGTCTTCGGCAACTCGCTTGTTCCGTTTGAGTCGGTCTTTACGACCTCGAACGTCCTTGGCAACGAGGCCCTGCCCCCCGGAACGCTCAAGGCGAGTATGCCGGATGCCGATGGATTTGTGACTGTTCGGGGCGGTGTCGGTCTGACGTATGGTGGGGCGGTTGTTGTGATCATCAACAGGACAAAGAATATCACGGTCACGGTCATTGCCGACGAAGATGGCAGTTTTATGGCAAAGGTAAAGGCCGATCTTCCGGATGAGATCGTAGTAGATGTGAAGGACCTTCTTGGCAATACGACAACCCTGAGCACAGGGCTGCTGCAGAGCGACGACGGCACTGCGGCAGTCGGGCCCAAAGGCGGGACGATCTACGGGCCGGGCGGTATCAAGGCGGTTGTTCCTGAAGGGGCGTTTGATGATATCGTGGTCGTAAAGATAACCATGGTGCCTGAAGAGACCATAAAAGACGTTACCATGGACCCTGAAATGATGCCTGCCGGTGTATTTCAGTTAGACAGCGGTGGGATCAAGAGCAAGCAGGAGATCAAGGTCTCGTTTCCTGCGCCTGACTGGATCACTGCAGAGCACCAGATACTCCTTGCAAAGAAGATCAATATCAGGGGGTTTGACGAGCTGACGCTTGCCTGTCCTGCAATACTCAAGGACGATGCAGCCGGCCAGAGTCGAAACATAGTCTCAACCTCCCCGCCGTTTGTCGGCGTTACAAGCGGCGGCCTTGATACGTATGTTGCGGCAACATGGCGCGACCCCGGCAAGGGCGTCGGGTATGCGCTTGTCCAGACCTGGAGCCCTTATGAAACTACGTTTGTTATGGGGGCCTTTGCCTTTGTATTTCCTGCATCGACAACCGAGCTCATAACCTTTCCTGTAACAGTGCCGGTAAACCAGCCTTATAATCTGACCCTCTCAAACCTTGAGGGGCCGGTAAAGACAATCTCGATACAGGGGCCGCCTAAGAGAGGGGAGTTTACCGAAGAGATACAGAAACTCGAAAACGACCCAATACCGCCCTCGGTATTTAAAAGCTCGATCCCTAACGGAGCAACAGGGATACTGCTTGCCGACAACCTCATCATAGAGATGAGCGAGCAGATTGATCCTGATACCCTGAACATAAAGAATAACCCGGATGCTGTCGTAGTCACAGACAGCGCAGGCAACCGGGTTAAAGGTACGTTTTATCTTGCCGAAGACAGAAAGACCATTGTCTTTGTGCCGACCTACGGATACGCATACAACACGAAATATACCGTGACACTAAACGGGATAAAGGACCTTGGCGGCAATCTGTTAGAGGGCTATTCAAGCACCTTTACCACCTTCGACCCTCCTGTCTTCTCTACGGTGGACAAGATAACCAACGTAATCGCCATAGACAAATACAGGGACTATCTCGTGGTTACCGGCACATACACGGAAAACGGCAATGTGGTGGAGCAGTCGGGGATTATCATCATCGATGTTTCAGACCCGGAAAACCCGGTGATCAAGGGCAGCGCCCATACCTTCGGATATGACTTTGATGTAAAGGCCCTGCCGAACATCACCTTTATGGACCGTAGCGGCAACTCCGTTACCGGGGATTTTGCGGTAGTGGTAGGGGGCCAGGCAAACACTATCGGATACCTGAATTTTATGAATATCACTGACCCCTGGCATCCGTATATCTACGAAGACCTCTATCTTTCATGGAACCCGATGTATACCGAGGATATTCCGCCCCATGTCCCTGATCCAGGCGGCAGGCCCTATGAAGTGGCGTTGCTTGGCGTCAATGCGTATGTGGCCAATCAGGGTCTTGGTCTTCAGGCGGTTGATCTGACAAGGGTCACACCGACCCAATACCAGGCGCAGAAAGAGGCGATCAAAGGGACGATAGCAGAGCTTTCCTACAGAAGCATCTCGAAGGTGAACAACCTTCTGCTTGCGACAAAGAACCATACGCTTTCGATCATCGATCCGCTCAGAGATAGTGAGGCGCCGAAGGCCGGGACGTTCAGCGTGCAGGCCAACCCGAACTCCCTTACTGTATGCATAACCGCCTTTTCCGCCACGGACAACGTTGGGGTGACAGGGTATATGCTGACCGAGACCAATACCACCCCATCGCCCAGGAATGCCGGATGGAACGAGACGCCGCCTTCGGGCTACACCTTTAAGACAGCGGGGACGAAGACGCTTTATGCATGGGCCAAAGACGCAGCAGGCAATATAACGTTGACCGGCAGCGCCACTGTAACGCCGGTAATCACTGACCCCAGCACTCAGACAACGTTTGTATGCACTTCAGTCCCGGTAATGACGGTGCCTGTTCTTCTGCACGATGTGATCTTTGCGGAGGACAGGATCATCGCCGAGATAAAGGACTTGAACTTCCCCTATGAGGTGACCGGGGTGCCTGCGTTTCCGATAGATATCGACGGAGATGGAAACGTCGGCAAATTTGAAGACGAAGACGGCGACGCCATGAAATCGGAAGACGAGACCTTTGACCTTGCCTTTGTATCGACAGCGGACGGGGTGGTAATCGTCAATCTCAATAATCCATCAGCGCCTGAGAAGCTTGCGGTGATTCCGACTGGAGGGCTACCGGGGAAGATAGTGATAAACAGGGCCAAGAGGCTTGCCTATACCTCAATCGGCAATGACCTTATTGCGATAAGCCTGAAGGACCCCAGAGGCATTGGGTTGATAGACAAGGATGGAGATGGAAGGGACGACAGGATCGTGGCGGTGTTGGCGCCGAGCACCTATGTGGATGAGAACGGCCAGACTGTGATGAATAATTACGCGTTTACGGCTGGTATAGTGCAGATGGATAGTATGGGGCGGGAGCTGCTCTACAAGGTGGGCATTGACGGGAAGGTGCAGGTGGTGGATTTGAATGCCCCGAGACCCGTGTTAAAAATAGTGGCATATGATGATCCAAGTCAAGAAATGAAAGGCGCTGTGACAGATGGTGCTGCACTCTTGCGATTACAGATTATAGCCAAGAATGGCAGCGAGAAGTTGTATAAAAACCCCTCATTGATTATTGCAGACGAACAGGGTTCTGCCAATCAAACATCGCAGATGGGCACGTTGCTGGATGCCAATGGAATAGAAAAAAGTATATTGCCGTTGACCTTTAATGCTGATGGAGTTGCTGAAGCAGTCTATCGGGCGCCGGATACCTTTGTGAGATGGGGTACAGATCAAGCGAAAAACGATGCAAATAATAAGTATCGTAATATTGAAGTGGTTCTAAGAAGCGATAAGCTGCGTTCAATTTTGGATACTATTAAGGTCAAACGCCCACCGGTGGTGCTGGTGCATGGGTTGTGGGGATGCGGAGATCCGAACAACAAAATGTATGCATGGAAAGAATTTGAATCTAAGTTCAATCCCGTGGATAAGGGACTATATGATATTTTCAGTGTTGATTACTTTGAAAGGAACCAGGTGCGAAGTATTACAGAGCATGCCTACAGATTAGGGAATAAGATGGATAATGCCTTTGATAAACTGAAGGCCTCTGGTTTTGCAGTTTCCAAAGCCGACATTATCGCCCACAGCATGGGAGGTTTGTTAACCCGCCAATACTGCTTCGATAATAAAACAGATTGTCAGAATAGGGTTCACAGATTCATCACTATTGCTACGCCGCATTTTGGGTCAGAACTGGCTGACTTGTTGTTGGTGTATAGAGATGATAGAAATAATTTCCCTGGCCCTCCTCTATTGCCATTTTGCCGGACAGCTGTTGATAGATTTATCAGAGGGGCAATCATACCCTACGCTAATTATCAGATGGTTGAACCGCATCCTATTTCCCCGAGTGGTGGCGCAATCGATGATCTTGCGACAGGTACGCTTCCACCTTTTATGCAGAGCAAGAGTAAGACTTCTATGGGGCGATGGGCTGATCTTCCCCCACTACCAAGCATGATTAGCTCACACATCATTGTTGGAATAGCACCGACGAGCGAAGATGGTGTGCATCCTCAAATCAAGGATTTATGGACCATGGTTTTATTAAACTGCGGAATAGGGCGCGATAATTTGTTTGGTTCGGAAGTTAACCTGAATGATCGAATTGTAAAACAGAGCAGTCAGCGAGGTGGAGTTGACAGCCAATATACGACCATTGTTAATGGCGAGGATCACTTCTCAGTTAGAAATTCTAATGTGACAATCAATAAGATTAGATTGCTGCTTGATTCGGCAGCTGGTTCGAGTTTATTTACAAAATGA
- a CDS encoding Ig-like domain-containing protein, which translates to MDYNFIYRQYKATLKIPIDLLGNQELSISAVDQSGNAVELRGSIFIKLPPNVVLKGIVAGDAGDDLISLKKMPVGSAAIDIERYGTRQLTTHGQYSDNVNREMTSATSGTTYTSSNENIATVSPDGKVSAQGLGTATITVINGKYSATVKVVVKPYKQ; encoded by the coding sequence ATGGATTATAACTTTATTTACAGACAATACAAAGCAACGCTTAAAATTCCAATTGACTTATTGGGTAATCAAGAACTCTCCATATCTGCTGTTGATCAATCCGGAAATGCAGTTGAGCTTAGAGGAAGTATCTTCATCAAACTTCCTCCCAATGTGGTGTTGAAGGGGATTGTGGCGGGCGATGCCGGTGATGATTTAATCTCATTAAAGAAGATGCCTGTGGGAAGTGCCGCCATTGATATTGAGCGGTATGGAACTCGTCAACTTACTACTCATGGTCAATACTCGGACAATGTCAATCGCGAAATGACTTCAGCTACCAGTGGCACGACCTATACCAGCAGCAATGAAAATATTGCAACTGTGAGTCCCGATGGCAAGGTGTCTGCACAGGGTCTCGGCACTGCGACAATCACTGTTATAAACGGCAAATACAGCGCGACGGTAAAGGTTGTCGTAAAGCCGTATAAACAATGA